A genomic segment from Janthinobacterium sp. 64 encodes:
- a CDS encoding MBL fold metallo-hydrolase: MTPQIQAFFDPATATVTYVVYEADGRDCAIIDSVLDYDPKAGRTSTASADKVIAFVREHGLQCRWLLETHAHADHLSAAPYLQQQLGGDVAIGAAIQTVQQAFAAVYHQDGARADGSQFDQLFAPDQVFHIGKLEVRALHVPGHTPADLAYQIGDAVFVGDTLFMPDVGSARCDFPGGSASLLYRSVQRLLALPPQTRLFMCHDYPPNGRAPRWEVTVAEQRASNIHLRDGITEVQFVAMRTGRDATLDMPTLILPAIQVNINAGKLPEPEDNGVRYLKIPLNAI, translated from the coding sequence ATGACTCCACAAATCCAAGCTTTCTTCGACCCCGCCACCGCCACCGTCACCTATGTTGTCTACGAGGCCGATGGCCGTGACTGCGCCATCATCGATTCCGTGCTCGACTACGATCCGAAGGCGGGCCGCACCTCGACCGCCTCGGCCGACAAGGTGATCGCCTTCGTGCGCGAACACGGCTTGCAGTGCCGCTGGCTGCTGGAAACCCACGCGCATGCCGACCACTTGTCCGCCGCGCCCTACCTGCAGCAGCAGCTGGGCGGCGACGTGGCCATCGGCGCCGCCATCCAGACGGTGCAGCAGGCGTTCGCGGCCGTCTACCATCAGGACGGCGCCAGGGCCGACGGCTCGCAGTTCGACCAGCTGTTCGCGCCCGACCAGGTGTTTCATATTGGCAAGCTGGAAGTGCGCGCCCTGCACGTGCCCGGCCATACGCCGGCCGACCTGGCTTACCAGATCGGCGACGCCGTTTTCGTCGGCGACACCCTGTTCATGCCGGACGTGGGCTCGGCCCGCTGCGATTTCCCCGGCGGCTCCGCCTCCCTGCTGTACCGCTCCGTGCAGCGCCTGCTGGCGCTGCCGCCGCAAACGCGGCTGTTCATGTGCCACGACTACCCGCCCAACGGCCGCGCGCCGCGCTGGGAAGTGACGGTGGCCGAACAACGGGCCAGCAATATCCACTTGCGCGACGGCATTACGGAAGTACAGTTCGTGGCCATGCGCACGGGACGCGACGCCACGCTCGACATGCCGACATTGATCCTGCCCGCCATCCAGGTCAACATCAATGCGGGCAAGCTGCCCGAACCGGAAGACAACGGCGTGCGCTACCTCAAAATACCGCTGAACGCGATCTGA
- a CDS encoding T6SS effector phospholipase Tle3 domain-containing protein: protein MSPDPTLDTNCMLLAEAEGTTLFSHALLKAVTRLPRPGIIIFVHGVNSDGEWYEQAEQGLCEGLNARLKRRDEDLVIPGPAAGQMKAATYARELTDDGFLNPKRNATTFLQADDANSPVIRFRWGYKANGEELQAFGDGIYLNEKNYWGGGPFANGCSALPDLWGQGLSEELFLWMHIQHMNPTNDRQVYACPPRPYFVFAAWRLARLVQSIRACQHDAPVTIVCHSQGNMVAMAAAFLGETLGASAVADCYVLCNPPYSLLDSNFTENWISGHLTDEHGNTGRQKYEARTQTLKAFFNILRTRSAMQQDAAFVDECSANRKPERKDSYTAAFDRADYGLQGSTYGRVTLYFNPHDQVISATPVQGIGWRGMSAQEIADTAGDGVFTQRVFAQNHLVGQENEKDYDIWQRNGQPLRPDSLDFWHPRSLVAEYSIKKGMRASKGIGRKILTFLFAPIAIVLSKAAGTRINALPPKSWRLPMKAPRLPEAFLPHSKRFADISEQFDEGCDPPADSLHKDRAAEADGAYAPYRSQGKGDAQTEAALRYEQNAMLRMQARRDGLVEKGKPVTAVDKPEEASKEFNAWRKNEIQNYLAANIDTHATDHSTIMTNSEHAQKALAYDVAVGVCTIRQEALRELRVAADWSLLKGSSFESGEFFEYYDNGTFKNVSLFTWANDKDSPARKPESIVDERQNARPADPSTNFALRTDGA, encoded by the coding sequence ATGTCGCCCGACCCTACGCTCGATACCAATTGCATGCTGCTCGCCGAAGCCGAAGGCACGACCTTGTTCAGCCATGCGCTGCTCAAGGCCGTCACGCGCCTGCCGCGTCCCGGCATCATCATCTTTGTGCACGGCGTCAATTCCGACGGTGAATGGTATGAGCAGGCGGAACAAGGCCTGTGTGAAGGTCTGAATGCCCGCCTGAAACGCCGCGATGAGGACCTGGTAATCCCCGGCCCGGCCGCCGGGCAGATGAAGGCTGCGACATACGCGCGCGAATTGACGGATGACGGCTTCCTCAATCCCAAGCGCAATGCCACCACCTTCCTGCAAGCGGACGACGCCAATTCGCCCGTGATTCGCTTTCGCTGGGGCTACAAGGCCAACGGCGAGGAATTGCAGGCGTTTGGCGACGGCATCTATCTCAACGAAAAGAATTACTGGGGCGGCGGGCCGTTCGCCAACGGCTGCAGCGCCCTGCCTGACCTGTGGGGCCAGGGTTTGTCGGAAGAACTGTTCCTGTGGATGCATATCCAGCACATGAACCCGACGAATGACCGGCAAGTGTATGCCTGTCCGCCGCGCCCGTATTTTGTGTTCGCCGCGTGGCGCCTGGCGCGGCTCGTGCAATCGATCAGGGCGTGCCAGCACGACGCGCCCGTCACCATCGTCTGCCATAGCCAGGGCAATATGGTGGCCATGGCGGCCGCCTTTCTCGGCGAGACGCTGGGCGCTTCCGCCGTGGCCGACTGTTACGTACTGTGCAACCCGCCCTACAGCCTGCTCGATAGCAATTTCACGGAAAACTGGATCAGCGGCCATTTGACGGATGAGCACGGCAACACGGGCCGGCAAAAGTATGAGGCGCGCACGCAAACCTTGAAAGCGTTTTTCAACATCCTGCGCACCCGCTCGGCGATGCAGCAGGATGCCGCATTTGTCGACGAGTGCAGCGCCAATCGCAAGCCTGAACGCAAGGACAGCTACACGGCCGCGTTCGACCGCGCAGACTACGGCTTGCAGGGCTCTACCTATGGCAGGGTCACCCTGTATTTCAATCCGCACGACCAGGTGATTTCCGCCACCCCCGTGCAAGGCATAGGCTGGCGCGGCATGTCGGCGCAGGAAATTGCCGATACGGCCGGCGACGGCGTCTTCACGCAGCGCGTGTTTGCGCAAAACCACCTTGTCGGCCAGGAAAATGAAAAGGACTATGATATCTGGCAGCGCAATGGCCAGCCATTGAGGCCGGACAGCCTCGATTTCTGGCACCCGCGTTCACTTGTCGCCGAGTACTCGATCAAAAAGGGCATGCGGGCCAGCAAAGGCATCGGGCGCAAGATACTGACCTTTTTGTTCGCGCCCATCGCCATCGTGCTTTCCAAAGCAGCCGGCACGCGCATCAACGCCCTGCCGCCCAAGTCCTGGCGGCTGCCGATGAAGGCGCCCAGGCTGCCCGAGGCATTCCTGCCGCACTCGAAGCGCTTTGCCGACATCAGCGAACAATTTGACGAAGGCTGCGATCCCCCGGCCGACTCCCTGCACAAGGACCGCGCCGCCGAAGCCGATGGCGCGTATGCGCCCTACCGCTCCCAGGGCAAGGGAGATGCGCAAACCGAGGCGGCGCTGCGCTACGAACAGAACGCCATGCTGCGCATGCAGGCCAGGCGCGACGGCTTGGTCGAAAAAGGCAAGCCTGTGACGGCGGTGGACAAGCCGGAGGAGGCTAGCAAGGAATTCAATGCCTGGCGCAAGAACGAAATTCAGAACTACCTGGCTGCCAACATCGACACCCACGCCACCGATCACTCGACCATCATGACCAATTCCGAGCATGCGCAGAAGGCGCTGGCGTATGACGTGGCGGTGGGCGTGTGCACGATCAGGCAGGAGGCGCTGCGCGAATTAAGGGTCGCGGCGGATTGGAGCCTGTTGAAAGGCTCATCTTTCGAGTCTGGAGAGTTCTTTGAATACTACGACAATGGGACATTTAAAAATGTATCTTTATTTACATGGGCAAATGACAAAGACAGCCCTGCCAGAAAACCAGAAAGCATCGTTGACGAGCGCCAGAATGCAAGGCCTGCCGACCCTTCCACCAACTTTGCGCTGAGGACTGACGGTGCGTAA
- a CDS encoding MFS transporter: protein MQAPSKPSPPDQQATEAGSAMRPVRGALASLSLAMLLPALGTSIANVGLPDMARALHAPFQDVQWIVLAYLLAITALIVSVGRLGDMVGRRRLLLAGIALFAVASILCALAPTLWLLVAARALQGLGASVMMALTMAFVGSTVPKARTGSAMGLLGTMSAVGTTLGPALGGLLIAHFGWQAIFLVNVPLAGVALLMAWRFLPADQRGANAKRPVFDHRGTVLLALTLCAYALAMTVGRGHFGARNVALLLAACVGAILFVRVELKAPAPLIRLAMLRAPVLSAGLATSMLVSTVMMSTLVVGPFYLARGLGLGTAVTGMVLAAGPLVVAFCGVPSGWLVDRYGAQRMGGAGLCGAAFACLALALLPASLGIAGYVVPIMLLTASYALFQAANNTAVMVDIAAEQRGVISGMLNLSRNLGLVTGASVMGAVFAAGTSDIASAPPVAMIGGMHATFAVASALILAALAIFALGRALAKPPTPSGDPA from the coding sequence ATGCAAGCACCTTCAAAACCCAGTCCACCCGACCAGCAGGCCACAGAAGCCGGTAGCGCCATGCGCCCCGTGCGCGGCGCGCTTGCCAGCCTGTCCCTGGCGATGCTGCTGCCCGCGCTGGGTACCAGTATCGCCAACGTGGGCTTGCCCGACATGGCCAGGGCCCTGCACGCGCCGTTCCAGGATGTGCAATGGATCGTGCTGGCCTATCTGCTGGCCATCACCGCGCTGATCGTCAGCGTGGGCCGCCTTGGCGACATGGTCGGCCGGCGCCGCCTGCTGCTGGCCGGCATCGCGCTGTTTGCCGTCGCTTCCATCCTGTGCGCCCTGGCGCCCACCTTGTGGCTGCTGGTTGCCGCGCGCGCCCTGCAGGGCCTGGGCGCGTCCGTCATGATGGCGCTGACCATGGCCTTTGTCGGCAGCACCGTGCCCAAGGCCAGAACGGGCAGCGCCATGGGCCTGCTCGGCACCATGTCGGCCGTCGGCACCACGCTTGGCCCCGCGCTGGGCGGCCTGCTGATCGCGCACTTCGGCTGGCAAGCCATTTTCCTCGTCAACGTGCCGCTGGCCGGCGTGGCGCTGCTGATGGCCTGGCGCTTCCTGCCGGCCGACCAGCGCGGCGCCAACGCCAAGCGTCCCGTCTTCGACCACCGCGGCACCGTGCTGCTGGCCCTGACCTTGTGCGCCTATGCGCTGGCGATGACCGTGGGCCGCGGCCATTTCGGCGCGCGCAACGTGGCGCTGCTGCTGGCCGCCTGCGTCGGCGCCATCCTGTTCGTCCGCGTCGAACTGAAGGCGCCGGCGCCGCTGATACGCCTGGCCATGCTGCGCGCGCCCGTGCTCAGCGCCGGCCTGGCGACCAGCATGCTGGTGTCGACTGTGATGATGTCCACCCTGGTGGTCGGCCCCTTCTACCTGGCGCGCGGCCTGGGCCTGGGCACGGCCGTCACCGGCATGGTGCTGGCGGCCGGGCCGCTGGTGGTGGCGTTCTGCGGCGTGCCGTCCGGCTGGCTGGTGGACCGCTACGGCGCGCAGCGCATGGGCGGCGCGGGCCTGTGCGGCGCGGCCTTCGCCTGCCTGGCGCTGGCCCTGCTGCCCGCCAGCCTGGGCATTGCCGGCTACGTCGTCCCGATCATGCTGCTGACGGCCAGCTATGCGCTGTTCCAGGCAGCCAACAATACGGCCGTGATGGTCGATATCGCTGCCGAGCAGCGCGGCGTCATCTCCGGCATGCTCAATCTGTCGCGCAATCTGGGCCTCGTCACGGGCGCCTCCGTGATGGGCGCCGTCTTCGCTGCCGGCACCAGCGATATCGCCAGTGCTCCGCCAGTCGCCATGATCGGCGGCATGCACGCCACCTTTGCCGTCGCCAGCGCGCTGATACTCGCCGCGCTGGCCATTTTCGCGCTCGGCCGCGCCCTGGCCAAGCCACCCACGCCTTCCGGAGACCCCGCATGA
- a CDS encoding efflux RND transporter periplasmic adaptor subunit, with product MMRPRPIPSLPVPLLLLLALACNATLSGCGRSQAAPGGPPPKPTVSVALPESSMVQATLDYTGRIEASQRVEVRSRVSGYLQQIAFRDGQQVKAGDALFVIDPRPFAAARDRARASLAQADARSKLAKAQFERSNRLQQTGAASTEELERARGELEGAQAAVMLSQAELLSAELELSFTTMRAPIAGTVSDRRVDVGNYVAGGAAQSGVLTTIVAHSPVRAMVDLSEADFQRLRQQSKLPSKVQLAFDGGGPAQDASVDFVDNEISARSGTVRLRASLANANRAIMPGSFARVRIPVGAAQQRLLVPDAAILSDQNTKMVFVVDAAGKVAPRKLELGGLRGDKQIVLSGLGPHEKVIVSGAAKVRPGDQVLVAAARANGA from the coding sequence ATGATGCGCCCCCGTCCGATCCCGTCCCTGCCCGTCCCGCTGTTACTGCTGCTTGCCCTGGCCTGCAACGCCACGTTATCCGGCTGCGGCCGTTCCCAGGCCGCGCCTGGCGGCCCGCCGCCCAAGCCCACCGTGTCCGTGGCGCTGCCCGAATCGTCGATGGTGCAGGCGACCCTCGACTACACGGGCCGCATCGAAGCGTCGCAGCGCGTGGAAGTGCGCTCGCGCGTCTCCGGCTATTTGCAGCAGATCGCCTTTCGCGACGGCCAGCAGGTCAAGGCCGGCGATGCGCTGTTCGTCATCGACCCGCGCCCCTTCGCCGCGGCGCGCGACCGTGCCCGGGCCAGCCTGGCCCAGGCCGATGCGCGCAGCAAGCTGGCCAAGGCCCAGTTCGAGCGCAGCAACCGGCTGCAGCAAACGGGCGCGGCCAGCACCGAGGAGCTGGAACGGGCGCGCGGCGAACTGGAAGGCGCGCAGGCAGCCGTCATGCTGAGCCAGGCGGAATTGCTCAGCGCCGAACTGGAACTGTCTTTTACCACCATGCGCGCGCCCATCGCCGGCACCGTGTCGGACCGCCGCGTCGATGTCGGCAACTACGTGGCCGGCGGCGCGGCGCAAAGCGGCGTGCTGACCACCATCGTCGCGCACAGCCCCGTGCGCGCCATGGTCGACCTGTCGGAGGCGGATTTCCAGCGCCTGCGCCAGCAAAGCAAACTGCCATCGAAGGTGCAACTGGCATTCGACGGCGGCGGCCCCGCGCAGGATGCCAGCGTCGACTTTGTCGACAACGAAATCAGCGCCCGCTCGGGCACCGTGCGCCTGCGCGCCAGCCTGGCCAACGCTAACCGCGCCATCATGCCGGGCAGCTTTGCGCGCGTGCGCATCCCCGTCGGCGCGGCGCAGCAGCGCCTGCTGGTGCCCGACGCCGCCATCCTCAGCGACCAGAACACAAAAATGGTGTTCGTCGTGGACGCGGCGGGCAAGGTGGCGCCGCGCAAGCTGGAACTGGGCGGCCTGCGGGGCGACAAGCAGATCGTGCTGTCCGGCCTCGGACCGCACGAAAAAGTCATCGTCTCCGGCGCGGCCAAGGTGCGCCCGGGCGACCAGGTGCTGGTGGCCGCTGCGCGCGCCAACGGCGCATAA
- a CDS encoding multidrug efflux RND transporter permease subunit, producing MRFSRFFIRRPVFAIVLSILITLVGAVSAMRLPISEFPEIVPPTVTVKASYPGASAQEIADTVAAPIEQEINGVDGMLYLSSQSVGDGKLTISVVFKAGTNVEQAQSLVQNRVAVAEARLPDAVRRLGLAVKKASPDQLMVVLFDSPKGTRDQQYISNFIGTAIKDKLARVEGVGDIYTRGARDFSMRIWLDPARVASLGLTAPEVIAAVRQANSQVAAGVLNQPPGGSDGAFQVQVQAQSRLRDVAEFEAIVVAAHAGGGVVRLRDVARVEMGAQDYTESGFVDNRTAIALSISLLPGSNALATGERVLDLLAKMQADFPQDIAYHSYYNPTEFIRSSIDKVRDTIFEAALLVCLAMLLFLGSWRAAIIPILAIPVSLVGTFSVLAAMGYSLNTLSLFGLVLAIGIVVDDAIVVVENVERHMEDGMSPVAAAQRSMDEVGFALVAIALVLVAVFVPTAFIDGISGMFYRQFAVTIAASTVISALVSLTLSPALAALLLKPQHDANSLGARWMRIFNRGFSRLTGGYVRLTGRILSRRWLMLPVYLLLAGLTLWRLDATPRGFVPQLDRGYAIVSIQLPAGSTLARTSEVVQDATARLMSHPGVAHTAAFVGTDGATFTSAPNTAVIFTMFKDFGARASDGLDGPAMLGAMRARLAPISAARVMVIPPPSVRGIGTGGGFKLMLRDTGGHGPQALQAAARAIVEEAGKLPSVTGAFTPFNAMSPQIKVELDRTKAEYLGVPLLRLNETLQSYMAPVFVNDMNLMGRVWRVTAQADAPYRRGVADLAALKTRAANGDMVPLGSVAAFSEGTAPFRVPRYNLYPAAEIQGSTRPGYSTGQTIAAMEELLKARLPDGFDYEWTELALQEKHAGGSTGMVLGLAVLLVYLLLAALFESWLLPLSVVLIVPSCVLATLVGVSWRGLDNNVLTQISIVVLIGLAAKNAILIVEFARQAMAAGADAREAAIAAARTRLRPILMTSLAFLLGAIPLMLSSGAGAEMRQSMGTAVFAGMLGVTVSGLLFTPLFFTLLSRRRAAPLLAATLLALAGCSVGTPTATRGFDTARLPVLPSAAGAPELQAGAPPALWWQALGDARLEQLVQRAWHDNDDVRIAAARLASASEFAQAARGARLPTADLDAQAGRARLAAIGSRDGQPHIASPVQWNAAFSWELDLFGRVRHSIAAAEATADERAAVRDDVRRLILAQVVDAYLVLRGAQQMRASLEEQLANQSGTLRLVRERENAGRAAPAERMRAEAQMRLASARLPSLNFDERAARNRLATLTGQRLDAPELAALDQPMPLALPQTLLTDEPAHLLLRRPDVRAAERALAAASAREGAAIAERFPRISLGALFGASGVAGDWHGGDAARWHAGAAFTLPLFDGGTRRARARAAGADVLAAQAGFDKALALALEEADSAIAQWVQLRSRHAALREAHQLAQDSARLARVRYQEGAESLLGVLEAERIALATQEQLVTAHRDVAIATARGYTAMAGGFDGPVPR from the coding sequence ATGCGTTTTTCCCGATTTTTCATCCGCCGTCCCGTGTTTGCCATCGTGCTGTCGATCCTGATCACGCTGGTCGGTGCGGTGTCGGCCATGCGTCTGCCGATCTCGGAATTTCCCGAGATCGTGCCACCCACGGTGACCGTGAAGGCCAGCTACCCGGGCGCCTCGGCGCAGGAAATCGCCGATACCGTCGCCGCGCCGATCGAACAGGAGATCAACGGCGTCGACGGCATGCTCTACCTGTCCTCGCAATCGGTGGGCGACGGCAAGCTGACCATCAGCGTGGTGTTCAAGGCGGGCACCAACGTCGAACAGGCCCAGTCGCTGGTGCAGAACCGCGTGGCGGTGGCCGAAGCGCGCCTGCCCGATGCCGTGCGCCGGCTGGGCCTGGCCGTCAAGAAGGCATCGCCCGACCAGCTGATGGTGGTGCTGTTCGATTCGCCCAAAGGCACGCGCGACCAGCAATACATTTCCAACTTCATCGGCACGGCCATCAAGGACAAGCTGGCCCGCGTCGAAGGCGTGGGCGACATCTACACGCGCGGCGCGCGCGACTTCTCGATGCGCATCTGGCTCGACCCGGCGCGCGTGGCCTCGCTGGGATTGACGGCGCCGGAAGTGATCGCGGCCGTGCGGCAAGCCAATTCCCAGGTCGCCGCCGGCGTATTGAACCAGCCGCCCGGCGGCAGCGACGGCGCCTTCCAGGTACAGGTGCAGGCGCAAAGCCGCCTGCGCGACGTGGCCGAATTCGAAGCCATCGTCGTGGCCGCCCATGCCGGCGGCGGCGTGGTGCGCCTGCGCGACGTGGCGCGCGTCGAGATGGGAGCACAGGATTACACGGAAAGCGGCTTCGTCGACAATCGCACGGCCATCGCGCTGAGCATCAGCCTGCTGCCCGGCTCGAACGCGCTGGCCACGGGCGAGCGCGTGCTGGACCTGCTGGCAAAAATGCAAGCCGACTTCCCGCAGGACATCGCCTACCACAGCTATTACAATCCGACTGAATTCATCCGCTCCTCGATCGACAAGGTGCGCGACACCATCTTCGAAGCGGCCCTGCTGGTGTGCCTGGCCATGCTGCTGTTCCTCGGCTCGTGGCGCGCCGCCATCATTCCCATCCTGGCCATTCCCGTGTCCCTCGTCGGCACCTTCAGCGTGCTGGCCGCGATGGGCTATAGCCTCAATACCCTGTCGTTGTTCGGCCTGGTGCTGGCGATCGGCATCGTCGTCGATGACGCCATCGTGGTGGTGGAAAACGTCGAGCGGCACATGGAGGACGGCATGAGTCCCGTCGCCGCGGCGCAGCGCAGCATGGATGAAGTGGGCTTCGCCCTGGTCGCCATCGCGCTGGTGCTGGTGGCGGTCTTCGTGCCGACGGCCTTCATCGACGGCATCTCCGGCATGTTCTACCGCCAGTTCGCCGTCACCATCGCCGCCTCCACCGTGATCTCGGCGCTGGTCTCGCTGACGCTGTCGCCGGCCCTGGCCGCGCTGCTGCTCAAGCCGCAGCACGATGCCAACAGCCTGGGCGCGCGCTGGATGCGCATTTTCAACCGCGGCTTTTCCCGCCTGACGGGCGGCTACGTGCGGCTGACGGGGCGCATCCTCTCGCGGCGCTGGCTGATGCTGCCCGTGTACCTGCTGCTGGCGGGCCTGACCCTGTGGCGCCTGGACGCGACGCCGCGCGGTTTCGTGCCGCAGCTGGACCGCGGCTACGCCATCGTCTCGATCCAGCTGCCGGCCGGTTCGACCCTGGCGCGCACCAGCGAAGTGGTGCAGGATGCCACGGCCCGGCTGATGAGCCATCCCGGCGTGGCCCACACGGCCGCCTTCGTCGGCACCGATGGCGCCACGTTTACGTCGGCGCCCAACACGGCCGTCATCTTCACCATGTTCAAGGACTTCGGCGCGCGCGCCAGCGATGGCCTGGATGGCCCGGCCATGCTGGGCGCCATGCGCGCCAGGCTGGCGCCCATCAGCGCGGCGCGCGTGATGGTGATACCGCCGCCTTCCGTGCGCGGCATCGGCACGGGTGGCGGCTTCAAGCTGATGCTGCGCGACACGGGCGGCCATGGACCGCAAGCCTTGCAGGCGGCCGCGCGCGCCATCGTCGAGGAAGCGGGCAAGCTGCCCTCGGTGACGGGCGCCTTCACGCCGTTCAACGCCATGAGCCCGCAGATCAAAGTTGAACTGGACCGTACCAAGGCCGAATACCTGGGCGTGCCGCTGCTGCGCCTCAACGAAACACTGCAAAGCTACATGGCGCCCGTGTTCGTCAACGACATGAACCTGATGGGCCGGGTGTGGCGCGTCACCGCCCAGGCGGACGCGCCCTACCGGCGCGGCGTGGCCGACCTGGCAGCCCTGAAGACGCGCGCCGCCAACGGCGACATGGTCCCGCTGGGCAGCGTGGCCGCCTTCAGCGAAGGCACGGCGCCATTCCGCGTGCCGCGCTACAACCTGTATCCCGCGGCCGAAATCCAGGGCAGCACCAGGCCTGGCTACTCGACGGGGCAAACCATCGCCGCGATGGAAGAACTGCTCAAGGCGCGCCTGCCGGACGGCTTCGACTACGAGTGGACGGAACTGGCGCTGCAGGAAAAACACGCGGGCGGCAGCACCGGCATGGTGCTGGGCCTGGCCGTGCTGCTCGTGTATCTGCTGCTGGCGGCCCTGTTTGAAAGCTGGCTGCTGCCCCTGTCCGTCGTGCTGATCGTGCCCAGCTGCGTGCTGGCCACGCTGGTCGGCGTGTCGTGGCGCGGCCTGGACAACAACGTGCTGACGCAGATCAGCATCGTGGTGCTGATCGGCCTGGCGGCCAAGAATGCCATCCTGATCGTCGAATTCGCGCGCCAGGCGATGGCGGCCGGCGCCGATGCGCGCGAGGCGGCCATCGCCGCCGCCCGCACGCGCCTGCGGCCCATTCTCATGACGTCGCTGGCCTTTTTGCTGGGCGCGATACCGCTGATGCTGTCTTCCGGCGCGGGCGCGGAAATGCGCCAGTCGATGGGCACGGCCGTCTTCGCCGGCATGCTGGGCGTGACCGTGTCCGGCCTGTTGTTTACACCGTTGTTTTTCACCTTGCTGAGCCGGCGCCGCGCGGCGCCGCTGCTGGCGGCCACGCTGCTGGCCCTGGCCGGCTGCAGCGTCGGCACGCCCACGGCGACGCGGGGGTTCGATACTGCGCGGCTGCCGGTCCTGCCCTCGGCCGCCGGCGCACCGGAGCTGCAGGCCGGCGCGCCGCCGGCGCTATGGTGGCAGGCACTAGGCGACGCCAGGCTGGAGCAATTAGTGCAACGCGCCTGGCACGACAATGACGACGTGCGCATCGCCGCCGCGCGCCTGGCCAGCGCCAGCGAATTTGCGCAAGCGGCGCGCGGCGCCCGCCTGCCCACGGCGGATCTCGATGCGCAGGCCGGGCGCGCGCGCCTGGCGGCGATCGGGAGCCGCGACGGCCAGCCGCACATCGCCTCGCCGGTACAGTGGAACGCCGCCTTCAGCTGGGAACTCGACCTGTTCGGCCGCGTACGCCACAGCATCGCCGCAGCCGAGGCCACGGCGGACGAACGCGCCGCCGTGCGCGACGACGTGCGGCGCCTGATCCTGGCGCAAGTGGTGGACGCTTACCTGGTGCTGCGCGGCGCGCAGCAGATGCGCGCCAGCCTGGAAGAACAATTAGCCAACCAGTCCGGCACCTTGCGGCTGGTGCGCGAGCGCGAGAACGCGGGCCGCGCCGCGCCGGCCGAACGCATGCGCGCCGAAGCGCAGATGCGCCTGGCCAGCGCCCGCCTGCCCAGCCTCAACTTTGATGAGCGCGCGGCGCGCAACCGCCTGGCGACCCTCACGGGGCAGCGGCTCGATGCGCCGGAACTGGCCGCGCTCGACCAGCCGATGCCGCTGGCGCTGCCGCAAACCCTGCTGACGGATGAACCGGCCCATTTGCTGCTGCGCCGGCCCGACGTGCGCGCGGCCGAACGCGCGCTGGCGGCGGCCAGCGCCCGCGAAGGCGCGGCCATCGCCGAGCGCTTCCCGCGCATCAGCCTGGGCGCGCTGTTCGGCGCCTCCGGCGTGGCCGGCGACTGGCATGGTGGCGACGCGGCGCGCTGGCATGCGGGCGCCGCCTTTACTCTGCCGCTGTTCGATGGCGGCACGCGCCGCGCCCGCGCCCGCGCGGCCGGCGCCGACGTGCTGGCCGCGCAGGCCGGCTTCGACAAGGCGCTGGCGCTGGCGTTGGAGGAAGCCGACAGCGCCATCGCGCAATGGGTGCAGCTGCGCAGCCGCCATGCGGCACTGCGCGAGGCGCACCAGCTGGCGCAGGACAGCGCGCGCCTGGCCAGGGTGCGCTACCAGGAAGGCGCGGAAAGCCTGCTGGGCGTGCTCGAAGCGGAGCGCATCGCGCTGGCCACGCAGGAGCAGCTGGTGACGGCCCACCGCGACGTGGCCATCGCCACGGCCCGTGGCTACACGGCCATGGCAGGCGGCTTCGACGGACCGGTGCCCCGCTAG
- a CDS encoding LysR family transcriptional regulator, translating into MSLPDLNLLITLDVLLAEGSVTRAARRLRLSPSAMSRALARLRETTGDPLLVRAGRELVPTPRALELRERVGQLVGEALAVLGPAQQLDPRQLEQTFTLRASDGFVENFGPALLAHIGAQAPGVRLRFVQKVDRESVQLREGSIDLETGVIGSLTSPEVRTRRLFGDRFVGVVRSGHALAQGAISAGRYAAGEHVLVARRDQDTGPMDDALAALGLQRTIASIVGGFTAALALAAGSDLIATVPERHTGNLRAGMFSFALPLRMPELTVSLMWHPRMDADPAHRWLRGCVVDACAGQIGAV; encoded by the coding sequence ATGTCGCTACCCGACCTGAACCTGTTGATCACCCTTGACGTGCTGTTGGCCGAAGGCAGCGTCACGCGCGCGGCGCGGCGCTTGAGGTTGAGTCCATCGGCCATGAGCCGCGCCCTGGCGCGCCTGCGCGAGACGACCGGCGATCCGCTGCTGGTGCGCGCCGGCCGTGAACTGGTGCCCACGCCGCGCGCGCTGGAATTGCGCGAACGGGTGGGGCAGCTGGTGGGCGAGGCGCTGGCCGTGTTGGGACCGGCGCAGCAGCTCGATCCGCGCCAGCTGGAGCAGACTTTCACGCTGCGTGCGAGCGACGGCTTCGTGGAAAATTTCGGCCCGGCGCTGCTCGCGCATATCGGCGCGCAGGCGCCTGGCGTGCGTCTGCGCTTCGTGCAAAAGGTCGACCGTGAAAGCGTGCAACTGCGCGAGGGCAGCATCGACCTGGAAACGGGCGTGATCGGCAGTCTCACCAGCCCGGAAGTGCGCACGCGCAGGCTGTTCGGCGACCGTTTCGTCGGCGTGGTGCGCAGCGGCCATGCGCTGGCGCAAGGAGCGATCAGCGCCGGGCGCTATGCGGCCGGCGAGCACGTGCTGGTGGCGCGGCGCGACCAGGATACGGGTCCGATGGACGACGCGCTGGCCGCCCTGGGACTGCAGCGCACGATCGCCAGCATCGTCGGCGGCTTCACGGCGGCGCTGGCGCTGGCCGCCGGCTCCGACCTGATCGCCACCGTGCCGGAACGGCATACGGGCAATCTGCGTGCCGGCATGTTCAGCTTTGCGCTGCCGCTGCGCATGCCCGAGCTGACCGTGTCGCTGATGTGGCATCCGCGCATGGATGCCGACCCCGCCCACCGCTGGCTGCGCGGCTGCGTGGTCGACGCCTGCGCCGGCCAGATCGGCGCCGTTTGA